A region of the bacterium genome:
ATCCGTACAGAATGAATCCGATGACTCCCGTCATCGCTGTTAAGATAGCACCACACAAAATATTTGTAGAGCGAGTTGCCAATGAGATAGCATTGTCCAAATTGCCGCGTAAAAGAGTTGCATTTATATTATTAGCATTGTTATCCATCACCCTTACTTCAAATTCTGTTACCTTTGCTCCATCAGGCAGATTTACTGGAGCATACCACTCGGAATTGAGCGAATAACTGGCTAAGTAAAGGCCCCCAGTTGTTCCATAAGCATAACTATTGGTACCTGGCATAAATGCACACGGTGGAATAGTGTAATATCTTACCACTGTATCCATCGTGATTGTGCCCTTGATAATAATCCCTCAGTTCACTTCGAGTTTTTCCCCGGGTTACTCGTTCCGATGCCGACGTTACCGCCTCCATATGCCAATATGACCTCTCCAGAAGAAGCGTAATTGATATAAGGCTATTTAGCATTTGTAGAGTCTTGCCAGCAAAGAATCTATTTTGACCCCCCTACTAATTTATTTCTATGTTCAAATACTCTACACTCAAGATTATTTGTGACTCCAATATAAAGAACTTTGTTAGACTTATTTGTGAGAATATACACGTAATATTGCTCGTTCATAATGTCATGCTGAATTTATTTCAGCATCTCTTTTTTTAAGATTCCGAAACAAGCCTGCCCTAAGGAGATTCTGAACCAAGTTCAGAATGACACTTTCAGGGTTCGGAATGACATTTCTAAATAGCCTCAGTCTAAATCAAAAATATCCAAAGTCAGTATAATTAATTTATAAAGATTTTGGGTGTCAACATTTTACTTAATTTGTTGTAGCCAGCCCCTATTTAGACCAAGTTTTGCCATAAACTTAGTTGCTTTCTCATACTCTTTATCAGTCAATTCTCTTGCAATTTTTTTAAATTCATTTGCTCTATGTGCAGGAAAATACTGTGCCATCAAGCTTATATATGTATTTTTAGGCAACTCTTTATTGATGAACTCTAAAACTTTATAAGTAGAAGATAGGTTATTTGGTAAGATTAGGTGTCTTATAAGAAGCCCTCTTTTAGCAATCCCATTTTCTACTACAAGGTCGCCAACCTGTGAATGCATCTCCTTTACAGCAAGTTTCATTACATTAACATAGTTGCTTGCATCTGAATATTTAGATGCAATTTTGGAGTCTCCGTACTTTGCATCCGGCATATATATATATATATCAATAATACCATCAAGTAGTCGCATGGTCTCAACCGAATCATAGCCTCCAGTGTTATAAACAATAGGTATGTTTAACCCTTTCCCTCTTGCAATATAAATTGATTTAATTATAGGAGGTACAAAATGTGTCGGTGTGACAAGGTTTATGTTATGTGCACCCATATTCTGTAACTCTATCATCATATTTGAGAGAGCCTCTTCGTCAGTCTCATTTCCGACCCCTAACTGGCTTATTGGATAGTTCTGACAAAACACACAACGTAGTGAGCATTGTGTGAAGAATATTGTGCCTGACCCCATCGTCCCAGATATTGGGGGCTCTTCACCAAAGTGTAGATTATAACTTGATACACAGGGTTTAGCTTTACTCCTACATATCCCATACTCTCCAATTAATCTATTTACTTTACAGTTCCTGCCACAAAGGGTACATTCTTTAATGATTTCGTACCCAATTTCTATCTTTTCTTTAAATTTTTTTATCAGAAATTGTAAGATAAAGAGGTCGCACCTCTCGCAAATGGAAACTCTAACTAATTTTTGGTCCTACTTTTGATATTGAATAAATTTCAGGTCTAAGATAATTTTGGGCAACAGATAAGATATCTTCTTCACTCACTTTTTCAATATTTTCTGTTATTTCATCAGGTGGCACATATCTGCCAAGATGTATCTCATTTTCTAATAGGCTGACCATTCTTGCAGTTGTAGACTCAAGCCCCAACATTAAACAGCCCTTAAGGTGCTCTTTAGTGCGACTCAACTCGTCCGGCTCTAACCCATTTTTACGTAGTTTATCAAATTCATCCCATACACAATCAATTGCTTTCTCCATATTTGATGGGTCAGTAGCGAGGTAGACACCAAAAATTCCTATGTCAGTTAGTAGTTCAAGTAAAGAAGCCACCTCATAAACAATGCCCTCTTTTTCTCGTAGCCGCTGAAACAGTCTTGAACTCATCCCACCACCTATTAGAGTGTTTAAGATAAGCCATAAATATCTATCTTTATTTTTATACTCAATAGTCCTTGTCCCAAGAGCTATATGGACTTGTAATATATCGTTTTTATGCAATTTTTTAGTAGTCGGTCCACTTACAAAAAGTGATTTCTCTCTCCCCTTTACCACCTCTTTTTCAAAATCCAGCGATTTATGTACAAGGCCTACAAGTCTTTCATGCTTAAGGTTACCGGATGCAACCACAATTAAATTTGGGCCACGATAATGTACAGATTTAAATTTTAAAATATCACTTATAGTAAACTTCTTAACATTTTCACTTGGTCCCATAATTGGGTAAGAAAGTGGATGCGGCTCAAACAATGCCTGTGTCAAAAGATAAATTGACTGGTCAGCCGGTGAGTCTTCAAAACTCTTTATTTCCTCAAGTATAACACCTCTCTCTCTTTCAATTTCAGCTTTGTCAAATTTAGAATTCTTTAAAATATCTGCAATTAAATCCCACACCTTATCAAGATGCTCATCAAGAAATCTTGCATAAAAGTATGTAAACTCTTTTGCTGTAAAGCCGTTAAGTTCACCTCCTATTGAATCTATCTCAGTTGCTATATCTTTTGCTGACCTGCGTTCAGTGCCTTTAAAAAACAGGTGCTCAATAAAATGTGAAATACCATTCTCATTCTTATTTTCATCCCTTGCCCCTCTTGTCAAACATACTCCAAGTGATACTGAACGCACATTTTTGACACTCTCTGTTACTACCCGTATCCCATTATTAAGTATGGTCTTAGAATAAGATTTAGAATTTATCATTGTTTCTAATAATACTGTATAAAAATTGGAAGTCAAGTTTTATATATACTGGAGTTTCCCCATTTTTTGTTTTTTTTCTTAAATTATGAAATTTATACTATAAATTTTGGGGAAACTCCAGTTATATACTAATAATATTATTTGTTAGAGTCGAGTATTGAGCAGTGAGAATTGGGAATCCCCGCTTCTCGCTACTCGCTTCTCCATTTAGGATTTGGTCCACCTCAGGCAGATTGACATTTGAGCTTTGGATGTGTAGTTTAGTAAATATTTTATTTGACAAACAGGGTAATCCCTGTTATTTTACAAATCAAGGAGGTAAAATGAAAAGGTGTTTACTTATTGTAGTTTTATTCCTTATTGGGTGTGCCAGTCAATATATGACTGCTGGTAAAGTTTACATGCAACAAGAGGAATATAAGAAGGCAGAGGAGCAATTTAAGCAACAACTAAGTCAAAATCCACTTGACCCTGATGCTTGGTGGTGGCTTGGCACAGCTTATGTTTACGAGAAAGAGTATGAGGAGGCATGTAAATGTTTTGATAAGATAGCAGAGATAGTACCAGAAAAAAAGGAGTTAAAAAAGGACAAGCCTTTTTTGTGGTCAGTGTATTACGATGCAGGACTACAGGCGCAACGTAATGAAGACTGGGGACTTGCCAAAAAACGATTTAAAAAGGCTACTGAATTTGAGCCCGACTCTTCAATCGCATATGTAAACTTAGCATGGATATTCTCAAAATTAGGTGAAGAAGATACAATGATAGCATATTATAATAAAGCAATTGAACTTAATCCTAATAATTTAGAACCGTATCGGAATTTGGGTATTTATTATATAAAAGCCGAAAAATACAACCAAGCTATTGATTATTTTAAGCAAGGTTTAGCTATAGATTCCACAGATGCGCATCTCCTGTATAGATTAGGTGTTTGTTATTTCTACAAAGAGGATTATCCAAATGCTAAGAATGCATTTGAGCGTGTAATTAGAGCTGACTCTACATTAGAGGATGCATATTTTAATCTCGGTGCTATCTTAATAAAAGAGAAAAAGTATAACGAAGCAGTTAAGGTTTTAAGTAGAGCAGTTACATTAAGACCGGACGATATCGAAGCCCTATCTCATTTAGGTGGTGTCTATCTTATTATGGGCGAATACAAAAATGCAGTAGATACTTATACTAAAATTATCGACCTTAATCCTACAAATGTAGATGCTTATGAGGGCAGAGCCAACGCTTATTGGAAGCTTGGGATGAAGAAGGAGGCAGATGCTGATTTGAATAAGGCAAAAGAGTTACACAAAGAGAAATAGGAGACTGTGTTATCCGATAACACTATCCATGTAGGGACACGCCATGGCGTGTCCCTACTCGTAATATTATTTTGCTCTTCATCACTTTCACATTGTTTGCATAGATTGGACTTTAGGCTTTGGATTTATAGAAATATGGGTATCCGTTATATGAATGAAAGACAATACGATAAAGCTATTAATTATTTTAAGCGTGGTTTAAGCATAGATTCAACAGATGCGAAGATTTGGCATCAGCTTGGTGTTTGTTATTTCTATAAAGGTGATTGCATAAATGCTAAAGAGGCGTTTGAGTATACAATTAAGTATGACTCTACATTAGAGGACACTTACTTCAATCTCGGTGTTCTCTTAATAAAGGATAAAAGATATGACAAAGCAGTAAAAGTTCTAAATAAGTTAGTTAAACTTAAACCGGACGATATTTCTGCACTTTTACATTTAGGTAGTGTTTATCTAATTATTGGAGAATATAAAAAGGCAGTTGATATTTATACTAAAATCATAAAATTTAATCCTGATAATTTAGAGGCTTATGAAGGTAGGGCTACTGCTTACTGGAAGCTTGGGCTTGATAATAATGCAAAAGCTGATTTAATACGAGCAAAAGAGTTACATTAATTTTCATATTTTGAATGTATCACAAATTAGTTCAAGTTGTTGTATCCATTTCCACTTCTTTTCACCTGGTGCAAATATATGCATATCTATCACATAAAGCTCACCCCCACTCCATAAAATATATGTCCTGAAAGGTCCGCCCATCACTTTTTTGTCATTTTGCCATATTCCGTCAAGTTTAGCAGCTTGCATATTATGAAAGCTAACCCAGTAAAATTTTGTCCTTAGAGTATCAACCTTGTCTCCCTCGTAATACTTATAACCAATCTTATCCCTTATAGCTATTGCCTTCTCTTTATTTAATTTCTCCTTTGGGCAAGTCTCCCAGTATATTGATATGATTCTATCCGGGAAATGGCGTATAAAGCTTACAAATCCAAATTCATCGCTTGCTACAACCCAGCCGCGAGGGATAGAGATTGAGAATCCATACTTAGCTTGTAGGTTATCAGCTATCTCCTTTTGGTAGCCTCCTTTATACAAAGCTTCTTTAATTGATTTTCTCACCCCTTCTGCAAAGTAGTTAAATATAAGGTCAGCATTACTCTCTACTACTTCAATTAGTTTATATACAGTAGGAGCAGCTATAACAAGAACACACTGGTCATCGATAAAAAGGTTAGGTGCCCCAAAAATATAGTCTTCACCTGCCATTACCTTCTTAATCGCATCTGGTGCCAGTGTGGAGTCAATGACTGGTTCACCAATAAGCCCAAAAATGAGAATGTTACGCCGATACCTAAACTCGGGTAGTTTTTTAGCTGTTATCTTTTTAGTCTCAAAAATATTCTCTGTAGTAGGAGTATATATGACATGCTCAAGTGCAGCTTTGATAATGCTATCAACTGCAGAATAATCAACATCTTCACTAACTACAACAACCTCTGTCTGCTTCCCTACAGCGTGTGGCGGTTTATACTGCTGTACACAGTTAGCTAATATAAGAAAAGGCAGTATTGCAAATACTTTTACCATCCACTCACATTATACTCTGCTATATTTTAGCTTGTCAAATAAAAACCTTGATTTTTATAGTAAACTATGATAAATTTTTACTAAGATTGCTTCGTCCCGATAAATCAGGACTCGCAATGACGGTAAAAAAGATATGAAGGCGATTGTTACCATTCTAACAGATTTTGGCCTATCTGATTCCTATGTTGGAGTTATGAAGGGGGTTATGCTTAAGATAAATCCTGAGCTTAAATTTGTAGATATTACTCACTCAATTCCTCAAGGTAATATAAAGAAAGCCGCCTTTCAGCTTTTTACTGCCTACAAATACTTCCCAAAATCGACAATCCACCTTGTAGTAGTAGACCCGGGAGTAGGGACTAAAAGAAACCCTATAATTGTTGAGACAAACGATTATCACTTCGTAGGTCCTGATAATGGTGTTTTTAGCTGGATATATGAGAATGAGGATTTTAAAGTCTACAAAATCATGGAAATCTCATCTTTAATAAGTAATACATTTCATGGTAGGGATGTCTTTGCCCCAATAGCAGCAAAACTAAGTTTAAGGATTAAGCCTTCAGAGTTGGGCAATTTGTTAAATCAATGGGTAAAATTCAAGCCACCTAAGCCAATAATAAAAAGTAATACAATTAGGGGTGAAGTTTTGGACATAGACGGATTTGGTAATATTATAACAAATGTACCCAAATCCGTATTTGAGGCTATTGCAAAAACAAACTTTAAAATTAAAATAAAAAACTGTGTAATAAAGGAGATAAAGACTTCTTACATGCAAAATCACCGATTTTGTACTCCAAAACTGGGTAAATCTCCAATTGCAATATTTGGTAGTGCTGGATTTTTGGAAATCTCTTTACCCAGTGGAAACTGTGCAAAATTACTTAATTCAAAGGCAGGAACAAAGATTTCTATCAAATATAATCTGTATAAGAAAACTTAAGGACTCTTATTACTTCGTCACCTAAAAGATTTTTAAAGCTAAGTTCAAGTGTTATCCGGTCCTCAAATGCCCATCTTATACCAGTATTGAGTATAAAACTATCGTGTTTCACATAGCCCTCAAGTAGCAATTTTGCTTCCTTTGAAAGTCCTGTCTCTACTCCATAAAATGCTTCTAACCATTTGTAATAATTAACTCCAAAGTAAGGGATGAATTTTCCACCCAAATCTCCACCAAATACCCCATATATCCCTTTAGATGAGTCATCGTATGGCTCTGAGTCAAATCCAACTGCAAATGAGACTCGTGGTGCTGTAATTCCAACTTTTGCCTGTACTCCTGGTGATTTATGCCAATTAGGAGTCCCAGTCCCAATGACCTTCTCTCCTCCATAGGAGATTCCAAATGTAAATCTCTCAAATGGCGAAATTCCAACCTGTCCAATCATTCCACCATTTGCTACAAATCTGAATTCAATGTCGTAACTCCCTTGCGGGATAACATAAGTTGTTGGTGAATCTATAAGATAGCCAAAATTAAATAAGAAAAAGATTATTAAAATGGCACACCTCCCAATTTAACTGCCCCTTCCCCAAATAATTTTTTAATCTTTGAGCAGAGGCTTTTTTTTGGGGTTATTTTAACTCCAGTTTTCAAAGTTATTTTGTCTTGATTCTCACCTAAGAGATGTAAGAACACTTCGCAGTCTCCTGGAGCTGAATCCAAAGTTTGACGTAAATCTATTAAAGGCTTTTCATCTAATCCCAAAATTCTCACATAAATATCTATCCATTTGACAAATTCGTCCCTTACCTTTGATAACGGGATTATCTTTAAAGCTCTAACAGAAACTCTATCATCTCTTCGTGCTACTTCACCTTTAACTAAAATTCCTTCCTCAGGCTCGATAGAGTTTGCATTGAACACATTATCAAATACCATAACTTCAGAACTGCCATCAAAATCTTCAATTGTTAGAAATGCAATATGCTTATCTCTAATCACCTTTTTCCTAACTACTATTCCTCCAACAATTACCTCTTTCTTAGTAGGCTCAGCTGCTATATCACGTGTCTTGACAGTAGTAAAGGCTTCAAGCTCATCCTTATATCTCTCAAGTGGATGCCCTGAGAAATAAAACCCAAATGCCTCTTTTTCCCATGAGAGTAACTCAGCTTTCGACCACTCCCCTTTTTTAACTGGCTCATCCCTAATGAACAGGCTAAGTTGAGCTGTCTCTTTTTGATTTAGGGTATCTAAAAGCTTCTCCCGATTTGGGTCAATAGAATCAAATGCACCTGCTTTTATTAAGCTTTCACATGCTTTACGATTAAGAGTTACACGATTTAAGAAGTCAGAAAACGATTTAAACGGTCTTTTATTTATGCACTCATCGGCGGCACTCTTACCGAGATTCTTTATAGCAGCAAGTCCAAACCTTATTCCTCTATTCTCAGGTTTAAAATAAGAGTCTGCGCAATTTATATCTGGTGGCAATACCTCTATCCTCATCCTACGGCATTCATCTATAAGCAACTTTATCCGGTCTGTATCCTGTAATTCAGATGTCAAGTTACTTGCCATAAACTCTACCGGATAATGAGCTTTAAGCCATGCAGTCTGGTAAGAAAGTAGTGAATAGCCAGCAGAATGTGATTTGTTAAATCCATAACCTGCAAATGGTATCATTAAATCAAATATTTGATTAGCTAAACTTTCTGGTATCTCATTCTTTTTAGCCCCTTCAATGAATGATTTTCTTCTTTCATCCATAACCACTGGGTTCTTTTTACCCATCGCTCTCCTTAAGATATCGGCTTCACCGAGACTAAATCCAGCTATAACAGATGCTATTTGCATTACCTGGTCCTGATACAGTATTATTCCATAGGTATCACGTAGAATTGGCTCAAGTTTAGGATGCGGATAAGTTATTTTTTCCTCACCATGCTTACGATGTATAAATCTATCTTTTGTAAGCCCACCAATTGGGCCCGGTCTATATAGAGCGAGGACTGCCATTATATCATTAAACGATTCAGGAGCTAACTTTCTTAATATGTCTCTCATTCCATCTGATTCAAGCTGGAACACTCCTACAGTATCACCTTTTTTAAGTAAGTTAAAGACACGAGCATCATTTTCTGGTATCTCTCTTACTCCCTTTTCTTTGAGCATCTCTAATGTGTTATGAATGACTGTAAGGGTGCGTAGCCCAAGTATATCTATTTTAAGCAACCCTATATCTTCAAGCGACTTCATTGAATATTGAGTTGATAAAGTGCCTTCCTCAGATTTAAACAGTGGTGTAAAGTCAGTTAAATTTCCGGGCGCAATAACTATTCCAGCTGCATGTGTAGAAGCATGACGTGCTATACCTTCAAGTTTTCCTGCTATTTCAACTACTTTTTTAAGCTGTGCGTCAGCTTCTACAGCTTCTTTGAATTCATGTATCTCAACTGCTTCATTAATTGATGCTCCAAGTGGTATAAGCTTAGCTATCCTATCAACAACTGGGTATGGTACCTTAAGAACCCTACCTACATCTCTTATTGCAGCTCTTGCTGCCATTGTCCCAAAAGTTATTATCTGACAAACATTTTGCTTCCCGTATCGCTCAGTAATATAGCGTATAACCTCGTCCCTTCGTTCATCACCAAAGTCTATATCAACATCAGGTGGTGATACCCGTTCAGGATTTAAGAATCTCTCAAAGATGAGGTTATAACGTAGAGGGTCAATTTGAGTTACTCCAAGACAATAACAAACAAGACTACCTACTGTAGAGCCCCTACCGGGCCCGATTGGTATTTTTTTCTCTTTTGCAAAGTCTATTAAGTCCTTAATTATCAGGAAGTAACCAGAAAATCCCATCCGTTTTATAGTGTCAAGTTCATATTCAAATCTTTCACGCACCTCCTTTGATGGCTTTTTGTACCGTTCATTTAACCCTTTCTCTGCAATAGCTTGCAGATATTCATCACTTGAATCATAACCTTCAGGAAGAGGATAAGATGGGAAGTATACTTTTGTTGGGTCAAGCTCAAGTCTTAAGTTGCACTGTTCAGCAATCTGTACAGTATTTTCTATAGCTTCAGGATGGTCAGAAAAAAGGGCTGTCATCTCATCCGGTGATTTAAAATAAAGTTCTTGTGACTCAAATCGTAGCCTTTTATCATCTTCCAAGTCTTTGCGAGTCTGTAAGCATAATAGCACATCATGGGCTTCTGCATCTTCTGGTCTAAGATAATGGCAATCATTTGTAGCAACTAATGGGATTCCAAGTTCATCTGCAATTTTTACAAGTTCACCATTAACAAGGTCGTTATCTTTTAAACCGAGCCTCATAAGTTCGAGGTAAAAATTACCTTCTCCAAAGATTGATAGGTATTCACTTGCTACCTTTGTTGCATGGTTAAAATTTCCCTTTTTAATCCAGTACGGGATTTCGCCCCTTAAACAGCCAGATAATGCAATAAGACCTTCAGAGTATTCTTTTAATATAGTTTTATCAATTCTCGGTTTATAGTAGAAACCTTCTGTATAAGCAAGGGTTGATAATTTCATAAGATTCTTGTAGCCACATTCATTCTTAACAAGCAACGTCAAGTGGAAAGCCGGTACCCCATCTACAGTTTGATGTCCAAATCTTGACCCCGGAGCTACATACACTTCTTCACCTATAATTGGCTTAATTCCAAAGTTTTCCATAGTTTTATAGAATTCAATGACTCCAAACATATTGCCATGGTCTGTTATTGCAAGTGCTGGCAGTAAATATTGTTTAGCGAGCTCACCAAGTTTTTCTATTTTACAGGCTCCATCAAGTAGGCTATAATCTGTATGGATATGGAGGTGAACAAATTTAGCGTGTGCCATTTTGTTTATTCTGTGTATTTCTGTAGCCTAAACTTAATTTTATTTAATAGTGACAAAATTGCAAGTAAAAAATATAAAAAAGTGATTTTGTTATGTGGTCGAAAGAGGTCCTAAGGCTATTACTTCGGTGATAAAATCATTTACAACTTGGCAAAATTTGTTACCTTCTCCTGCTGATACCCATTCAAGTTTGAGTCTTTTAGGGTCTATACCAAGCTGTTGCATCATATTTTTAAGTAGAAAATATCCCTTCGTGTCTTATAATTTCCATTTATATAGTGACAGTCACCAGGATGACAGCCAGCCACCATCACACCATCTACCCCCATTTTGAAGGCTGTCATGATAAATTCTGGGTCAATTCTACCTGAGCACATAGTTCTTATTATCCTAAAATACGGCTTTATCTGTAACCTTGATACTCCTGCCAGGTCAGCTCCTGCATATGCACACCAGTTGCAGCAAAAGACTATAATCTTTGGGTTAAAATCCTTATTCATTCAATTTGTTAGATTGCTTCGCTTACACTCGCAATGACCATTGCTGACAACTGCTCACTCCTAAACCCTTGTTGTTGCATGGCTCCAGATGGACAGGCAGAAGCACAGGAGCCACACCCTTTACATAGCGCCTCATTTACCTTTGAACTTCTCTTACCCTCTTTAACTACCATTTCAATCGCCTCATACGGGCATAATCCACTGCAAACACCACAACCGGCACATAGTTCTTCATTCACTTGTGAGATCGCAGCCTCAGCGGAATATTTTTTATTTGCAA
Encoded here:
- a CDS encoding SAM-dependent chlorinase/fluorinase — translated: MKAIVTILTDFGLSDSYVGVMKGVMLKINPELKFVDITHSIPQGNIKKAAFQLFTAYKYFPKSTIHLVVVDPGVGTKRNPIIVETNDYHFVGPDNGVFSWIYENEDFKVYKIMEISSLISNTFHGRDVFAPIAAKLSLRIKPSELGNLLNQWVKFKPPKPIIKSNTIRGEVLDIDGFGNIITNVPKSVFEAIAKTNFKIKIKNCVIKEIKTSYMQNHRFCTPKLGKSPIAIFGSAGFLEISLPSGNCAKLLNSKAGTKISIKYNLYKKT
- a CDS encoding radical SAM protein, producing the protein MGSGTIFFTQCSLRCVFCQNYPISQLGVGNETDEEALSNMMIELQNMGAHNINLVTPTHFVPPIIKSIYIARGKGLNIPIVYNTGGYDSVETMRLLDGIIDIYIYMPDAKYGDSKIASKYSDASNYVNVMKLAVKEMHSQVGDLVVENGIAKRGLLIRHLILPNNLSSTYKVLEFINKELPKNTYISLMAQYFPAHRANEFKKIARELTDKEYEKATKFMAKLGLNRGWLQQIK
- the dnaE gene encoding DNA polymerase III subunit alpha, which codes for MAHAKFVHLHIHTDYSLLDGACKIEKLGELAKQYLLPALAITDHGNMFGVIEFYKTMENFGIKPIIGEEVYVAPGSRFGHQTVDGVPAFHLTLLVKNECGYKNLMKLSTLAYTEGFYYKPRIDKTILKEYSEGLIALSGCLRGEIPYWIKKGNFNHATKVASEYLSIFGEGNFYLELMRLGLKDNDLVNGELVKIADELGIPLVATNDCHYLRPEDAEAHDVLLCLQTRKDLEDDKRLRFESQELYFKSPDEMTALFSDHPEAIENTVQIAEQCNLRLELDPTKVYFPSYPLPEGYDSSDEYLQAIAEKGLNERYKKPSKEVRERFEYELDTIKRMGFSGYFLIIKDLIDFAKEKKIPIGPGRGSTVGSLVCYCLGVTQIDPLRYNLIFERFLNPERVSPPDVDIDFGDERRDEVIRYITERYGKQNVCQIITFGTMAARAAIRDVGRVLKVPYPVVDRIAKLIPLGASINEAVEIHEFKEAVEADAQLKKVVEIAGKLEGIARHASTHAAGIVIAPGNLTDFTPLFKSEEGTLSTQYSMKSLEDIGLLKIDILGLRTLTVIHNTLEMLKEKGVREIPENDARVFNLLKKGDTVGVFQLESDGMRDILRKLAPESFNDIMAVLALYRPGPIGGLTKDRFIHRKHGEEKITYPHPKLEPILRDTYGIILYQDQVMQIASVIAGFSLGEADILRRAMGKKNPVVMDERRKSFIEGAKKNEIPESLANQIFDLMIPFAGYGFNKSHSAGYSLLSYQTAWLKAHYPVEFMASNLTSELQDTDRIKLLIDECRRMRIEVLPPDINCADSYFKPENRGIRFGLAAIKNLGKSAADECINKRPFKSFSDFLNRVTLNRKACESLIKAGAFDSIDPNREKLLDTLNQKETAQLSLFIRDEPVKKGEWSKAELLSWEKEAFGFYFSGHPLERYKDELEAFTTVKTRDIAAEPTKKEVIVGGIVVRKKVIRDKHIAFLTIEDFDGSSEVMVFDNVFNANSIEPEEGILVKGEVARRDDRVSVRALKIIPLSKVRDEFVKWIDIYVRILGLDEKPLIDLRQTLDSAPGDCEVFLHLLGENQDKITLKTGVKITPKKSLCSKIKKLFGEGAVKLGGVPF
- a CDS encoding pitrilysin family protein — encoded protein: MINSKSYSKTILNNGIRVVTESVKNVRSVSLGVCLTRGARDENKNENGISHFIEHLFFKGTERRSAKDIATEIDSIGGELNGFTAKEFTYFYARFLDEHLDKVWDLIADILKNSKFDKAEIERERGVILEEIKSFEDSPADQSIYLLTQALFEPHPLSYPIMGPSENVKKFTISDILKFKSVHYRGPNLIVVASGNLKHERLVGLVHKSLDFEKEVVKGREKSLFVSGPTTKKLHKNDILQVHIALGTRTIEYKNKDRYLWLILNTLIGGGMSSRLFQRLREKEGIVYEVASLLELLTDIGIFGVYLATDPSNMEKAIDCVWDEFDKLRKNGLEPDELSRTKEHLKGCLMLGLESTTARMVSLLENEIHLGRYVPPDEITENIEKVSEEDILSVAQNYLRPEIYSISKVGPKIS
- a CDS encoding tetratricopeptide repeat protein — translated: MKRCLLIVVLFLIGCASQYMTAGKVYMQQEEYKKAEEQFKQQLSQNPLDPDAWWWLGTAYVYEKEYEEACKCFDKIAEIVPEKKELKKDKPFLWSVYYDAGLQAQRNEDWGLAKKRFKKATEFEPDSSIAYVNLAWIFSKLGEEDTMIAYYNKAIELNPNNLEPYRNLGIYYIKAEKYNQAIDYFKQGLAIDSTDAHLLYRLGVCYFYKEDYPNAKNAFERVIRADSTLEDAYFNLGAILIKEKKYNEAVKVLSRAVTLRPDDIEALSHLGGVYLIMGEYKNAVDTYTKIIDLNPTNVDAYEGRANAYWKLGMKKEADADLNKAKELHKEK
- a CDS encoding DUF4837 family protein, whose product is MVKVFAILPFLILANCVQQYKPPHAVGKQTEVVVVSEDVDYSAVDSIIKAALEHVIYTPTTENIFETKKITAKKLPEFRYRRNILIFGLIGEPVIDSTLAPDAIKKVMAGEDYIFGAPNLFIDDQCVLVIAAPTVYKLIEVVESNADLIFNYFAEGVRKSIKEALYKGGYQKEIADNLQAKYGFSISIPRGWVVASDEFGFVSFIRHFPDRIISIYWETCPKEKLNKEKAIAIRDKIGYKYYEGDKVDTLRTKFYWVSFHNMQAAKLDGIWQNDKKVMGGPFRTYILWSGGELYVIDMHIFAPGEKKWKWIQQLELICDTFKI
- a CDS encoding tetratricopeptide repeat protein, producing MLSDNTIHVGTRHGVSLLVILFCSSSLSHCLHRLDFRLWIYRNMGIRYMNERQYDKAINYFKRGLSIDSTDAKIWHQLGVCYFYKGDCINAKEAFEYTIKYDSTLEDTYFNLGVLLIKDKRYDKAVKVLNKLVKLKPDDISALLHLGSVYLIIGEYKKAVDIYTKIIKFNPDNLEAYEGRATAYWKLGLDNNAKADLIRAKELH